In Labilithrix sp., a single genomic region encodes these proteins:
- a CDS encoding acyl-CoA desaturase codes for MNAISIDDAAAQTDDATARAVPASARTGQATKNLSPSTLRAERTFATLVVVVPFLGLIGAIAWRVLGLTDVAVFVLMYLLTGFGITVGFHRLFTHQSFECARWVRVAFAVAGSMALQGPVIRWVADHRRHHAFSDRPGDPHSPHVGGRGALGKMWHAHVGWFFDTEKTRIRRFVPDLVGDAQVAAVDRLYWLWAALTLALPFVLGAVLSGTWRGGLSGLLWGGFARAFFVHHVTWSINSICHVFGRRPFKTRDRSSNVAWLAIPSLGESWHNAHHAFPTSAVHGVRAGELDPSAWLIALLERTGLAWDVKRPTAAQLASRRVTG; via the coding sequence ATGAACGCCATATCGATCGACGACGCGGCCGCGCAGACCGATGACGCGACCGCGCGGGCCGTACCGGCGTCAGCGCGGACCGGGCAGGCGACGAAGAACCTCTCGCCGAGCACGTTGCGCGCCGAGCGGACGTTCGCCACCCTCGTCGTCGTGGTCCCCTTCCTCGGGCTGATCGGCGCGATCGCCTGGCGTGTCCTCGGCCTCACCGACGTCGCCGTGTTCGTCCTGATGTACCTGCTCACGGGGTTCGGCATCACGGTCGGCTTCCACCGCCTGTTCACGCATCAGAGCTTCGAGTGCGCGCGGTGGGTCCGCGTCGCCTTCGCCGTCGCGGGCTCGATGGCCCTCCAGGGCCCGGTGATCCGATGGGTCGCCGATCATCGCCGTCACCACGCCTTCAGCGATCGTCCGGGCGATCCCCACTCGCCGCACGTCGGCGGACGCGGGGCCTTGGGGAAGATGTGGCACGCGCACGTCGGCTGGTTCTTCGACACGGAGAAGACCCGCATCCGGCGCTTCGTCCCCGATCTCGTCGGCGACGCGCAGGTGGCGGCCGTCGACCGGCTCTATTGGCTCTGGGCCGCGCTCACGCTCGCGCTGCCGTTCGTCCTCGGCGCGGTCCTGTCGGGCACGTGGCGCGGCGGGCTCTCCGGTCTCCTCTGGGGCGGCTTCGCCCGCGCCTTCTTCGTTCACCACGTGACGTGGAGCATCAACTCGATCTGCCACGTGTTCGGCCGCCGTCCGTTCAAGACGCGCGATCGGAGCTCGAACGTCGCCTGGCTCGCGATCCCGTCGCTGGGTGAGTCGTGGCACAACGCGCACCACGCGTTCCCGACGTCGGCCGTGCACGGCGTCCGCGCGGGGGAGCTCGATCCGAGCGCGTGGCTCATCGCGCTCCTCGAGCGGACGGGGCTCGCGTGGGACGTGAAGCGCCCGACCGCCGCGCAGCTCGCGAGCCGCCGAGTGACCGGCTGA
- a CDS encoding VOC family protein, producing the protein MPNLLVPLLVVRDAPAALAFYARAFGADLVVRYDNEVLGTISHADLTVGDARFSVTEELRAWNSDAPPSLGGSPVVLQLGVDDATAALERAVLAGAEIVFPLGELCGERMARVRDPFGHLWVLTQRIEELTPEENQRRRNALFAELARAQRASPTSRAEAHESTAFELARRIRARECSSVELTRHFIDRIERLDGAINAVVVRDFERALEAAREADAALASDDGAALGPLHGVPLTLKESFDVAGLTTTCGALGPADPATSDSEVAARLRAAGAVLLGKTNVSAMLADFHTENPVFGRTANPCDPTRGVGGSSGGAAAALAAGLTALDVGSDLGGSVRNPAHYCGVFGHKPTFGLVSLAGHGLPTMPRAPDMAVAGPLARSAEDLALALEVLAGRPLTRAPARPARRVAVWPTDPFAPVDDEIAAAAQSFADAAARRGMAVSDRARPALDLATHRRAFAALVGAIVAGHAPPPDAEAERRAIRRAWRAFFEEWDVLVCPVMPTTARPHDEPPPLTQVLWSSLASLSYLPATAFPAGRSREGLPIGLQAISAEGADATSIELASLANRE; encoded by the coding sequence ATGCCAAACCTCCTCGTCCCGCTCCTCGTCGTCCGCGACGCGCCCGCCGCGCTCGCCTTCTATGCCCGCGCCTTCGGCGCCGACCTCGTCGTCCGTTACGACAACGAAGTCCTCGGCACCATCAGCCACGCCGACCTCACCGTCGGCGACGCTCGTTTCTCCGTGACCGAGGAGCTCCGCGCGTGGAACTCCGACGCGCCGCCGTCGCTCGGCGGCTCGCCGGTCGTGCTGCAGCTCGGCGTCGACGACGCGACGGCGGCGCTCGAGCGCGCGGTCCTCGCCGGCGCCGAGATCGTCTTCCCGCTCGGAGAGCTCTGCGGCGAGCGCATGGCCCGTGTCCGCGATCCGTTCGGCCACCTGTGGGTCCTCACGCAGCGGATCGAAGAGCTGACGCCGGAGGAGAACCAGCGCCGGCGCAACGCGCTCTTCGCGGAGCTCGCGCGTGCACAGCGAGCCTCACCAACATCTCGCGCCGAGGCCCACGAGTCAACCGCGTTCGAGCTCGCGCGGCGGATCCGCGCGCGCGAGTGCAGCTCGGTGGAGCTGACGCGGCACTTCATCGACCGCATCGAGCGGCTCGACGGAGCGATCAACGCCGTCGTCGTCCGCGACTTCGAGCGCGCGCTCGAGGCGGCGCGCGAGGCCGACGCCGCGCTCGCGAGCGACGACGGCGCCGCGCTCGGCCCGCTCCACGGCGTGCCTCTCACGCTGAAGGAGTCCTTCGACGTCGCCGGCCTCACGACGACGTGCGGCGCGCTCGGGCCCGCGGACCCGGCGACGAGCGACTCCGAGGTCGCGGCGCGCCTCCGCGCGGCCGGCGCCGTCCTGCTCGGCAAGACGAACGTGTCGGCGATGCTGGCCGACTTCCACACGGAAAATCCCGTCTTCGGCCGCACCGCGAACCCCTGCGATCCCACGCGCGGCGTCGGTGGCTCGTCCGGCGGCGCCGCGGCCGCCCTCGCGGCGGGGCTCACCGCGCTCGACGTCGGCTCCGACCTCGGCGGCTCCGTCCGCAACCCCGCGCACTACTGCGGCGTCTTCGGGCACAAGCCGACGTTCGGCCTCGTCTCGCTCGCCGGCCACGGCCTCCCCACGATGCCGCGCGCGCCCGACATGGCCGTCGCGGGCCCGCTCGCGCGGAGCGCGGAGGACCTCGCGCTCGCGCTCGAGGTGCTCGCCGGGCGGCCGCTCACGCGAGCCCCCGCGCGCCCGGCGCGCCGCGTCGCGGTGTGGCCCACCGATCCGTTCGCGCCCGTCGACGACGAGATCGCGGCCGCGGCGCAGTCGTTCGCCGACGCCGCGGCGCGACGTGGCATGGCGGTGTCCGATCGCGCGCGCCCCGCCCTCGACCTCGCGACGCACCGGCGCGCGTTCGCGGCGCTCGTCGGCGCGATCGTCGCCGGGCACGCCCCGCCGCCCGACGCCGAAGCGGAGCGACGCGCGATCCGCCGCGCGTGGCGCGCGTTCTTCGAGGAGTGGGACGTGCTCGTGTGCCCCGTCATGCCGACGACGGCTCGCCCGCACGACGAGCCGCCGCCGCTCACGCAGGTGCTGTGGTCGAGCCTCGCGTCGCTCTCCTATTTGCCCGCGACCGCGTTCCCGGCCGGCCGCTCGCGCGAAGGATTGCCGATCGGCCTTCAAGCCATCAGCGCCGAAGGCGCCGACGCCACCAGCATCGAATTGGCATCTTTGGCAAATAGAGAATAG
- a CDS encoding DUF1446 domain-containing protein → MTSPDAKRPVRIANASGFFGDRMSALAEVVRGGPIDVVTGDYLAEVTMAILGKQRRKNPDLGYAPTFLAQLQPVLATVLASGIKVVVNAGGLNPVGLAQAVRALGEKAGVAPKVAVVAGDDLVPRIDELRATNEDFASTESGAPLPKEAGFVHTANAYLGAWGIVRALEEGADVVICPRVTDASLVVGAAAWWHRWGRADWSRLAGAVAAGHVIECGPQATGGNYSSFQQIEELVHPAFPIAEVAADGSSVITKHPGTAGAVTIGTVTAQLVYEVGGPRYANPDVVTRLDSIELEEAGADRVAIRGVAGEPPPPTTKVAITTKGTFRNELTLAFVGLDVDAKIALFERATRAALAKTKAALTFQRIGSPATNASTQDGATVLLRVIATSDDESAVSRAFSSALIEQGLSSYPGLFALDLPGPATETTGYWPTLVAQSALAHTVTHHDGRTEAIPPPPEMTPLDARVPTVAAAPAAPKGRAGDTLVTAMSTLTVAPLGTIVDARSGDKGSDANVGLWVRTDEAFTWLASEVTVECLRELLPEARDLRVERYAFPKLRAVNFVIRGLLAGGAIASLRLDRQAKALGEFLRSRHLAIPKSFLG, encoded by the coding sequence ATGACGAGCCCCGACGCCAAGCGCCCCGTCCGTATCGCCAACGCCTCTGGCTTCTTCGGCGATCGCATGAGCGCGCTCGCGGAGGTCGTGCGTGGAGGGCCGATCGACGTCGTCACCGGCGACTACCTCGCCGAGGTCACGATGGCGATCCTCGGCAAGCAGCGGCGGAAGAACCCCGACCTCGGCTACGCGCCGACGTTCCTCGCGCAGCTCCAGCCCGTGCTCGCGACCGTGCTCGCGAGCGGGATCAAGGTCGTCGTCAACGCGGGCGGGCTCAACCCGGTCGGCCTCGCGCAGGCGGTGCGCGCGCTCGGCGAAAAAGCAGGCGTCGCGCCGAAGGTCGCGGTCGTCGCCGGCGACGACCTCGTGCCGCGCATCGACGAGCTCCGCGCGACGAACGAGGACTTCGCGAGCACCGAGTCGGGCGCGCCGCTGCCGAAGGAGGCCGGCTTCGTCCACACCGCGAACGCCTACCTCGGCGCGTGGGGCATCGTCCGCGCGCTCGAAGAAGGCGCCGACGTCGTGATCTGCCCGCGCGTCACCGACGCCTCGCTCGTCGTCGGCGCGGCGGCGTGGTGGCACCGGTGGGGACGCGCGGATTGGAGCCGCCTCGCCGGCGCGGTGGCGGCCGGACACGTGATCGAGTGCGGGCCGCAGGCGACGGGCGGGAACTACTCGTCGTTCCAGCAGATCGAGGAGCTCGTGCACCCCGCCTTCCCGATCGCCGAGGTCGCCGCCGACGGGAGCAGCGTGATCACGAAGCACCCCGGCACCGCCGGCGCCGTCACGATCGGGACCGTCACCGCGCAGCTCGTCTACGAGGTCGGCGGCCCGCGCTACGCGAACCCGGACGTGGTCACGCGCCTCGACTCGATCGAGCTCGAGGAGGCCGGCGCCGATCGCGTCGCGATCCGCGGCGTCGCGGGTGAGCCGCCGCCCCCCACGACCAAGGTCGCGATCACGACGAAGGGCACGTTCAGGAACGAGCTCACCCTCGCGTTCGTCGGCCTCGACGTCGACGCGAAGATCGCGCTGTTCGAGCGCGCGACGCGCGCGGCGCTCGCGAAGACGAAGGCCGCCCTCACCTTCCAGCGCATCGGCTCCCCCGCGACCAACGCGTCCACCCAGGACGGCGCGACGGTCCTCCTCCGCGTCATCGCGACGAGCGACGACGAGAGCGCGGTGTCGCGGGCGTTCTCCTCCGCCCTCATCGAGCAAGGCCTCTCGAGCTACCCCGGCCTCTTCGCCCTCGACCTCCCCGGCCCCGCGACCGAGACGACGGGCTACTGGCCCACCCTCGTCGCGCAGTCCGCGCTCGCGCACACGGTCACGCATCACGACGGGCGAACGGAGGCGATCCCGCCCCCGCCGGAGATGACGCCGCTCGACGCGCGCGTCCCGACGGTGGCGGCCGCGCCCGCGGCGCCGAAGGGACGCGCGGGCGACACGCTGGTGACGGCGATGAGCACGCTCACGGTCGCGCCGCTCGGGACGATCGTGGACGCGCGCTCCGGCGACAAAGGCAGCGACGCGAACGTGGGGCTCTGGGTCCGCACCGACGAGGCGTTCACCTGGCTCGCGAGCGAGGTCACGGTGGAGTGCCTCCGCGAGCTCCTCCCCGAGGCGCGCGATCTCCGCGTCGAGCGCTACGCGTTCCCGAAGCTCCGCGCGGTGAACTTCGTCATCCGCGGCCTCCTCGCCGGCGGCGCGATCGCGAGCCTCCGCCTCGATCGCCAGGCGAAGGCGCTCGGCGAGTTCCTGCGCTCGCGGCACCTCGCGATCCCCAAATCGTTCCTGGGCTGA
- the ylqF gene encoding ribosome biogenesis GTPase YlqF, with product MAIQWYPGHMTKARRLMAESMPSQDVVIEVLDARMPRSSENPVVTELRRHKPCIKVLSKSDLADPARTKAWIDFFETEVHPSPGDGLPPGKVLALAITTTKPGEIRARIPELARRLAPAKAKTPRAMVVGIPNVGKSTLINTLSNRKVAKVGDEPAVTKSQQVVTLDGLVLADNPGIMWPKIEDEETGLRLAFGGAIPDSALDYETVAAWGAGYLIANYPSLVTARYKLKSLPATAHDLLVEIGKRRGGLRAGGVVDMHKAADALIHDFRQGAIGRITLESPPLRAPDDQ from the coding sequence ATGGCGATCCAGTGGTACCCCGGACACATGACGAAGGCTCGGCGCCTCATGGCCGAGTCGATGCCGTCGCAGGACGTCGTGATCGAGGTGCTCGACGCGCGCATGCCGCGCTCGAGCGAGAACCCCGTCGTCACCGAGCTCCGGCGCCACAAGCCGTGCATCAAGGTCCTCTCGAAGAGCGACCTCGCCGATCCGGCCCGCACGAAGGCGTGGATCGACTTCTTCGAGACCGAGGTCCATCCGAGCCCCGGCGACGGCCTGCCCCCGGGCAAGGTCCTCGCCCTCGCGATCACGACGACGAAGCCGGGCGAGATCCGCGCGCGCATCCCCGAGCTCGCGCGCCGCCTCGCGCCGGCGAAGGCGAAGACGCCGCGCGCGATGGTGGTGGGCATCCCCAACGTCGGGAAGTCGACCCTCATCAACACGCTCTCGAACCGCAAGGTGGCCAAGGTCGGCGACGAGCCGGCGGTCACGAAGAGCCAGCAGGTCGTCACCCTCGACGGGCTGGTCCTCGCCGACAACCCCGGCATCATGTGGCCGAAGATCGAGGACGAAGAGACGGGCCTGCGCCTCGCCTTCGGCGGCGCGATCCCCGACTCCGCGCTCGACTACGAGACCGTCGCGGCGTGGGGCGCCGGATACCTGATTGCCAATTACCCTTCTTTGGTAACGGCGCGCTACAAGCTGAAGTCCCTCCCCGCGACCGCGCACGACCTCCTCGTCGAGATCGGCAAACGCCGCGGCGGCCTCCGCGCCGGCGGCGTCGTCGACATGCACAAAGCCGCCGACGCGCTGATTCACGACTTCCGCCAGGGCGCGATCGGCCGCATCACCCTCGAGAGCCCACCCCTACGCGCGCCGGACGATCAATGA
- the cls gene encoding cardiolipin synthase has translation MLVTILTTAEIVYVVILATWILLEKRPPVSTIAWILALIALPYAGFVVFFFFGPRRITRKRMKHRLARGKARARESAAELARADEARASTAPSDPRVAQLERLAIGSGEPPASCCEEVTVFHDAASTYAAIEQAIAEAKLYVHVAYYIFESGRAGDRLAKALIARAKDGLTVRVLVDDVGSSALKKSLVQEMRDAGVYFARFHPVSLARIRSRIDFRNHRKIVVCDGVVGFTGGINVCDDYVPEEETERGSRRRVRRGQPAPWRDSHVRLRGDAVRWLQLVFLDDWQYTTGYTARKPKYFPPPTNEGAHRVQIVASGPDREGEPIQRLYFAAIALAETRVLVTTPYFVPDAPILTALTTAALRGVDVRILVPRLSDSLVVTAAARSYFDDVLAAGGRVFEYQPTMIHSKTLVVDDFFAAIGTANLDNRSFRLNFEVTAIAYGPPHADDLAAQFDRDLAHAKEITPAVRKTSPLRWRLAEAGARLLSPLL, from the coding sequence GTGCTCGTCACGATCCTCACGACGGCCGAGATCGTCTACGTCGTCATCCTCGCGACGTGGATCCTGCTCGAGAAGCGCCCGCCGGTCTCCACCATCGCGTGGATCCTCGCGCTGATCGCGCTGCCGTACGCGGGCTTCGTGGTGTTCTTCTTCTTCGGTCCGCGGCGCATCACGCGAAAACGCATGAAGCACCGGCTCGCCCGCGGGAAGGCCCGCGCGCGGGAGAGCGCGGCCGAGCTCGCGCGCGCGGACGAGGCCAGAGCCTCCACGGCGCCGAGCGATCCCCGCGTCGCGCAGCTCGAGCGCCTCGCGATCGGCTCCGGCGAGCCCCCCGCCTCGTGCTGCGAGGAGGTCACCGTCTTCCACGACGCCGCGTCCACCTACGCCGCGATCGAGCAGGCGATCGCCGAGGCGAAGCTCTACGTCCACGTCGCGTACTACATCTTCGAGTCGGGGCGGGCGGGCGACCGGCTCGCGAAGGCGCTCATCGCGCGCGCGAAGGACGGGCTCACGGTGCGCGTCCTCGTCGACGACGTCGGCTCGAGCGCGCTGAAGAAGTCGCTCGTCCAGGAGATGCGCGACGCGGGCGTCTATTTCGCGCGCTTCCACCCCGTCTCGCTCGCGCGCATCCGGAGCCGCATCGATTTCCGCAACCACAGGAAAATCGTCGTATGCGACGGCGTCGTCGGCTTCACCGGCGGCATCAACGTCTGCGACGACTACGTGCCGGAGGAGGAGACGGAGCGCGGCAGCCGCCGTCGCGTGCGCCGCGGCCAGCCCGCGCCGTGGCGCGACTCGCACGTGCGCCTCCGCGGCGACGCGGTGCGCTGGCTGCAGCTCGTCTTCCTCGACGACTGGCAGTACACGACCGGCTACACCGCACGGAAGCCGAAGTACTTCCCTCCTCCCACGAACGAGGGCGCGCACCGCGTGCAGATCGTCGCGTCGGGCCCCGACCGCGAGGGCGAGCCGATCCAGCGCCTCTACTTCGCCGCGATCGCGCTCGCAGAGACGCGCGTGCTCGTGACGACGCCGTACTTCGTGCCGGACGCGCCGATCCTCACCGCCCTCACCACCGCGGCGCTGCGCGGCGTCGACGTCCGCATCCTCGTGCCGCGCCTCTCGGACTCGCTCGTCGTCACCGCCGCCGCGCGCTCCTACTTCGACGACGTCCTCGCCGCGGGCGGCCGCGTGTTCGAGTACCAGCCGACGATGATCCACTCGAAGACGCTCGTCGTGGACGACTTCTTCGCCGCGATCGGCACCGCGAACCTCGACAACCGGAGCTTCCGCCTCAACTTCGAGGTCACCGCGATCGCGTACGGCCCGCCGCACGCCGACGATCTCGCGGCGCAGTTCGACCGCGATCTCGCGCACGCGAAGGAGATCACGCCCGCGGTCCGCAAGACGAGCCCGCTCCGCTGGCGCCTCGCCGAAGCGGGCGCCCGCCTCCTGAGCCCGCTCCTGTAG
- a CDS encoding NAD(P)-binding domain-containing protein: protein MKRACVIGAGSSGIAAAKALFEAGIPFDVYEASDRVGGNWVFGNVNGMSSAYEGLYINTSRDRMQYTDFPMPRDYPDFPHHSQIARYFEAYVDHFGFRDTIRFRTTVARADERPDGTWSVRVRGADGEETHEYGWLLVANGHHWDPLLPDPPFPGTFAGREMHAHHYKSKKELEGKRVVVVGMGNSAMDIAVESSEVAARTFLSGRRGVHVLPKYMLGRPLDQIFTSARIPWKVRQKMAEAVHRLAVGDMTRYGLPKPDHRLGDAHPTISGRILDRLSHGAITPKPNIERLEGDLVRFVDGSVEEADVIVYCTGYKVTFPFFDEALVAAKDNDLPLFLRVFDPRRARLAFVGLLQPLGAIMPLAEAQGRWIAKWIKGDYVLPPLPEMQRRIEAERRAMFARYVRSKRHTMQVDFDDYLLDLRREIARGTRRA from the coding sequence TTGAAGCGGGCGTGCGTCATCGGCGCGGGGTCGTCGGGCATCGCGGCGGCGAAGGCGCTCTTCGAGGCGGGGATCCCGTTCGACGTCTACGAGGCGAGCGATCGCGTCGGCGGAAACTGGGTATTCGGGAACGTGAACGGGATGTCCTCGGCGTACGAGGGCCTCTACATCAATACGTCGCGCGATCGGATGCAGTACACCGATTTCCCGATGCCGCGGGACTATCCCGATTTTCCGCATCACAGCCAGATCGCGCGGTACTTCGAGGCCTACGTCGACCATTTCGGGTTCCGGGACACGATTCGATTCCGCACCACGGTGGCGCGCGCGGACGAGAGGCCCGACGGCACCTGGAGCGTGCGGGTCCGCGGCGCGGACGGAGAGGAGACTCACGAGTACGGCTGGCTCCTCGTCGCCAATGGCCATCACTGGGATCCGCTCCTCCCCGATCCGCCGTTCCCGGGCACGTTCGCGGGGCGGGAGATGCACGCGCACCACTACAAATCGAAGAAGGAGCTCGAGGGCAAACGTGTCGTCGTCGTCGGAATGGGCAACAGCGCGATGGATATCGCGGTGGAGTCCTCCGAGGTCGCGGCGCGCACGTTCCTCTCCGGCCGCCGCGGCGTGCACGTGCTCCCGAAATACATGCTCGGGCGGCCGCTCGATCAGATCTTCACGTCGGCGCGGATCCCGTGGAAGGTCCGCCAGAAGATGGCGGAGGCGGTCCATCGCCTCGCCGTCGGCGACATGACGCGGTACGGCCTCCCGAAACCCGATCACCGCCTCGGCGACGCACACCCCACGATCTCGGGCCGCATCCTCGATCGCTTGAGCCACGGCGCGATCACGCCGAAGCCCAACATCGAGCGCCTCGAGGGCGACCTCGTCCGCTTCGTGGACGGCTCGGTGGAGGAGGCGGACGTCATCGTCTATTGCACCGGATACAAGGTCACGTTTCCGTTCTTCGACGAGGCGCTCGTCGCCGCGAAGGACAACGACTTACCGCTCTTCTTGCGCGTCTTCGATCCGCGGCGCGCGCGCCTCGCGTTCGTGGGGCTCCTCCAGCCGCTCGGCGCGATCATGCCGCTCGCGGAGGCGCAGGGGCGCTGGATCGCGAAATGGATCAAAGGCGACTACGTCTTGCCGCCGCTGCCGGAGATGCAGCGCCGCATCGAGGCGGAGCGAAGAGCCATGTTCGCTCGGTACGTCAGGTCAAAACGCCACACGATGCAGGTGGACTTCGACGATTACCTCCTCGACCTCAGGCGCGAGATCGCCCGCGGCACGCGTCGCGCATAG
- a CDS encoding alpha/beta hydrolase, producing MASDPFSKMLGVAAGAFDRAFAAAIQARGRRDRAEADKMPHAERLAKLAAVASLYSDAAHAEFFPRPRHVDLTLRDVRPGVAEAHWRSAFEPYVSAVADRYLSHVENRTARARLYLGAGKRRAAVIAIHGYMGGAWLLEENTWPIEWLQRRGLDVALPVLPFHAGRGGLRSGAPKFPSADPRMTNEGFRQAVADVRTLVRWLRDRGAPHVGVMGMSLGGYTTSLVATVVEEGEIDFVMPMIPLASIADFAREQGRLGLGAEADEQHAALERANWVASPLARPLRIPKTRALVVAAENDRITPVTHAERIAKHFDCELRTVGGAHLIQIGRGDAFRALAAMLERDGILARR from the coding sequence GTGGCGAGCGATCCGTTCAGCAAGATGCTCGGGGTGGCGGCGGGCGCGTTCGATCGGGCGTTCGCCGCCGCGATCCAGGCGCGCGGCCGCCGCGATCGCGCCGAGGCCGACAAGATGCCTCACGCCGAGCGCCTCGCGAAGCTCGCGGCGGTGGCGTCGCTCTACTCCGACGCCGCGCACGCGGAGTTTTTCCCCCGCCCGCGCCACGTCGACCTCACCCTCCGCGACGTCCGCCCCGGCGTCGCGGAGGCGCACTGGCGCTCCGCCTTCGAGCCGTACGTGAGCGCGGTCGCGGATCGGTACCTCTCCCACGTCGAGAACCGCACCGCGCGCGCGCGGCTCTACTTGGGAGCGGGGAAGAGGCGCGCGGCGGTCATCGCGATCCACGGCTACATGGGGGGGGCGTGGCTGCTCGAGGAGAACACGTGGCCGATCGAGTGGCTGCAGCGGCGCGGGCTCGACGTCGCGCTGCCGGTCCTGCCGTTCCACGCCGGCCGCGGCGGCCTGCGGAGCGGCGCGCCGAAGTTCCCGAGCGCCGATCCGCGGATGACGAACGAGGGCTTCCGCCAGGCGGTCGCCGACGTGCGCACCCTCGTCCGCTGGCTCCGCGATCGCGGCGCGCCGCACGTCGGCGTGATGGGCATGAGCCTCGGCGGCTACACGACGTCGCTCGTCGCCACCGTCGTCGAGGAAGGCGAGATCGACTTCGTCATGCCGATGATCCCGCTTGCGTCGATCGCCGACTTCGCGCGCGAGCAGGGGCGGCTCGGGCTCGGCGCGGAGGCGGACGAGCAGCACGCCGCGCTCGAGCGCGCGAACTGGGTCGCGAGCCCGCTCGCGCGGCCGCTGCGGATCCCGAAGACGCGCGCGCTCGTCGTCGCGGCCGAGAACGATCGCATCACGCCGGTGACGCACGCAGAGCGGATCGCGAAGCACTTCGACTGCGAGCTCCGCACCGTCGGCGGGGCGCACCTCATCCAGATCGGCCGCGGCGACGCGTTCCGCGCGCTCGCCGCGATGCTGGAGCGTGACGGGATCCTCGCGCGGCGCTGA
- a CDS encoding carboxypeptidase regulatory-like domain-containing protein, with the protein MSTFLLGVLLLGSGCGSIVDSLFGSDPEPDQGTSSSSGGFGTSSGASGGDGEGGVPCTNLCLRQKVCAGGGTTSLTGVVRDPAGKVPLYNVLVYVPNAPVAPIVDGVSCDRCGSVSGEPLVTALTGVDGRFKLDNVPVGADIPLVVQIGKWRRQLVMQNVPECTSTELDAEAIRMPRNKREGDLPRIALTTGGLDTMECWLKKIGIDESEFTMPSGDGRVSFYAGGQPSGVLASTKRFDQAHGGRDFGKAVDFWSSRERLMQYDMVILSCEGVTDPDNKPPEALVAMHDYANAGGRIFASHWHRFWFDTSRKLPVDEAGPEPAGKIVSPFPELATWADRKKPCNSSDDCVVSGTVDQSFPKGKAMHDWLAQPGVDALTNGQLPIVEARHNVDAVDATKATSWITLPNAREGGKTAVQYLSFNTPIPAPEEEKCGRVVYSGLHVSAGDWSGPDWPSGCHTTDLSPQEKALEFMLFDLSSCIQPDNKAPEPPVVK; encoded by the coding sequence TTGAGCACCTTCCTGCTCGGTGTCCTCCTCCTCGGATCGGGCTGCGGCAGCATCGTCGATTCCCTCTTCGGCAGCGATCCCGAGCCGGACCAGGGCACCTCGAGCTCGAGCGGCGGCTTCGGGACGAGCAGCGGCGCGAGCGGAGGCGACGGCGAAGGCGGCGTCCCGTGCACGAACCTGTGCCTGCGCCAGAAGGTGTGCGCCGGCGGCGGTACGACCTCGCTCACCGGCGTCGTGCGCGATCCCGCCGGGAAGGTCCCGCTCTACAACGTCCTCGTCTACGTCCCGAACGCGCCCGTCGCGCCGATCGTCGACGGCGTGAGCTGCGACCGCTGCGGCAGCGTCTCGGGCGAGCCGCTCGTCACCGCGCTCACCGGCGTCGACGGCCGCTTCAAGCTCGACAACGTGCCCGTCGGCGCGGACATCCCGCTCGTCGTCCAGATCGGCAAGTGGCGGCGGCAGCTCGTGATGCAGAACGTCCCCGAGTGCACGAGCACCGAGCTCGACGCGGAGGCGATCCGCATGCCGCGGAACAAGCGCGAAGGCGACCTCCCCCGCATCGCGCTCACGACCGGCGGCCTCGACACGATGGAGTGCTGGCTCAAGAAGATCGGGATCGACGAGTCGGAGTTCACGATGCCGAGCGGCGACGGGCGCGTGAGCTTCTACGCCGGCGGACAGCCGAGCGGCGTCCTCGCGTCGACGAAGCGCTTCGATCAGGCGCACGGCGGGAGGGACTTCGGCAAGGCGGTCGACTTCTGGTCGAGCCGCGAGCGCCTGATGCAATACGACATGGTGATCCTCTCGTGCGAAGGCGTCACCGACCCCGACAACAAGCCGCCGGAGGCGCTCGTCGCGATGCACGACTACGCGAACGCGGGCGGCCGCATCTTCGCGTCGCACTGGCATCGCTTCTGGTTCGACACCTCGCGGAAGCTCCCGGTCGACGAGGCGGGGCCGGAGCCCGCCGGCAAGATCGTGAGCCCCTTCCCCGAGCTCGCGACGTGGGCCGATCGCAAGAAGCCGTGCAACTCGTCCGACGACTGCGTCGTGAGCGGCACCGTCGACCAGTCGTTCCCGAAGGGCAAGGCGATGCACGACTGGCTCGCGCAGCCCGGCGTCGACGCGCTGACGAACGGCCAGCTCCCGATCGTCGAGGCGCGCCACAACGTCGACGCCGTCGACGCGACGAAGGCGACCTCGTGGATCACGCTCCCCAACGCGCGCGAGGGCGGCAAGACCGCGGTGCAGTACCTCTCCTTCAACACGCCGATCCCGGCGCCGGAGGAGGAGAAGTGCGGGCGCGTCGTGTACAGCGGCCTCCACGTGAGCGCCGGCGACTGGAGCGGCCCCGACTGGCCGAGCGGCTGCCACACGACCGACCTCTCCCCGCAGGAGAAGGCGCTCGAGTTCATGCTCTTCGACCTCTCCTCGTGCATCCAGCCCGACAACAAGGCGCCCGAGCCGCCGGTCGTGAAGTAG